A window of Xiphophorus hellerii strain 12219 chromosome 19, Xiphophorus_hellerii-4.1, whole genome shotgun sequence contains these coding sequences:
- the xgb gene encoding x globin codes for MGCAISGLATKTEFSQRDREEAAAAAAAAHLSEEQVQMIKDSWKVIRDDIAKVGIIMFVRLFETHPECKDVFFLFRDVQDLERLRTNRELRAHGLRVMSFIEKSVARLDQPERLEALAVELGKSHYHYNAPPKYYNYVGTEFICAVQPILKERWTAELEEAWKTMFQYVASLMRQGYQDESARQSHLAASPKDRPDKKNTAL; via the exons ATGGGGTGCGCGATTTCAGGTCTGGCAACAAAGACGGAGTTTTCACAGAGGGACAGAGAGGAGGCTGCAGCCGCTGCAGCCGCTGCGCATCTCAGCGAGGAGCAGGTTCAGATGATCAAGGATTCCTGGAAAGTTATTCGAGACGATATTGCCAAAGTTGGGATTATTATGTTTGTCAG GTTGTTTGAGACGCATCCCGAGTGCAAAGATGTCTTCTTCCTGTTCCGAGATGTGCAGGACCTGGAGAGGCTGAGGACAAACCGGGAGCTCAGAGCGCATGGGCTGCG GGTGATGTCCTTTATTGAGAAGAGTGTGGCCAGACTGGATCAGCCAGAGAGACTGGAAGCTCTGGCTGTGGAGCTGGGAAAAAGCCATTATCACTACAACGCTCCCCCTAAATACTACAAT TATGTGGGCACAGAGTTTATCTGTGCTGTGCAGCCTATCCTAAAGGAGAGGTGGACCGCCGAGTTGGAGGAGGCTTGGAAg ACGATGTTCCAGTACGTGGCGAGCCTGATGAGGCAGGGATATCAGGATGAGAGCGCCCGGCAGAGCCACCTGGCAGCGTCCCCAAAGGACAGACCGGACAAGAAGAACACAGCTCTATGA
- the pld4 gene encoding phospholipase D4, with protein sequence MTSVYRSLHDNHVSNKGRRTSCVTLAVILGCLTVLGVILAIAVLERPTPKNHDTLPEDTGGLNLTDQCSMTLVESIPLYLKYESNATFGIPLEQAWKDLISRASHSVNVVSFYWTLTGEDINVNSSTDIPGRDILQALGELPSRNISVRVVSSVPTVKTNSTDLKILKQKGVQVRRVEFGRLTAGVLHTKFWIVDMKHVFIGSANMDWRALTQVKELGVVVYNCSRLAMDLHKIFQSYWVMGKPNSSLPHPWPANYSTNINKQHPLLVKEGNIYSNLYIAGSPPTFCPPSRTQDLEAILSSISEADKFVDVAVMEYFPTTRFEKPHKYWPFIDDAIKIAVFERKVKIRMLISCGRDSDPAMLPFLQSLASMDYPLHHISIQIKLYIVPVGNQSDIPYTRVNHNKYMVTDKVAYVGTSNWVGDYFLTTAGVSLVISQNTPHSPVNNKTLYHQLKDVFNRDWHSEFAVHLGDLGHNPDCALAPR encoded by the exons ATGACCTCAGTATACAGAAGCCTTCATGACAACCATGTTTCAAACAAAGGC AGGAGGACCAGCTGTGTGACATTGGCTGTGATTTTGGGCTGTCTGACTGTTCTCGGTGTTATTCTTGCCATCGCTGTGCTGGAGAGACCAACACCTAAAAACCATGACACTCTTCCTGAAGACACTGGTGGGCTCAACCTCACTGACCAGTGCAG CATGACCCTTGTGGAAAGTATTCCTCTATATCTAAAATATGAAAGCAATGCAACTTTTGGGATCCCTCTGGAGCAAGCCTGGAAAGACCTTATCTCCCGAGCATCACACAGCGTGAATGTAGTCTCATTCTACTGGACGTTAACAGGGGAGGACATCAACGTCAACTCCTCCACTGATATTCCT GGAAGGGACATCCTGCAAGCGCTTGGGGAACTTCCCTCCAGGAACATATCTGTGCGCGTGGTGAGCAGTGTTCCCACAGTCAAAACAAACTCCACAGATCTAAAGATCCTAAAACAGAAAG GAGTTCAGGTGAGAAGAGTAGAGTTTGGTCGCCTGACGGCAGGCGTCCTCCACACCAAGTTCTGGATTGTTGACATGAAGCATGTGTTCATTGGAAGTGCCAACATGGACTGGAGGGCTCTGACCCAG GTAAAGGAACTGGGAGTGGTGGTCTATAATTGTTCCAGGCTTGCGATGGACCTTCATAAGATCTTCCAGTCCTATTGGGTAATGGGGAAACCCAACAGCTCCCTGCCACATCCTTGGCCTGCAAATTATTCCACTAACATCAACAAACAGCACCCTCTGCTGGTAAAAGAGGGTAACATCTACAGCAACCTTTACATTGCT GGTTCTCCTCCAACTTTTTGTCCTCCATCAAGGACTCAGGACCTGGAGGCGATACTGTCCTCCATCTCAGAGGCTGACAAATTTGTTGATGTTGCTGTCATGGAGTATTTCCCCACCACTCGATTTGAAAAGCCTCACAA ATACTGGCCTTTCATTGATGATGCCATTAAGATAGCTGTGTTTGAAAGGAAAGTGAAGATCAGGATGTTGATCAGCTGTGGCCGTGATTCTGATCCAGCCATGTTGCCCTTTCTTCAGTCTTTGGCTTCAATGGATTACCCACTCCATCACATCAGCATCCAAATA AAACTGTACATTGTCCCCGTGGGAAATCAGTCTGATATTCCATACACCAGAGTCAATCATAATAAATACATGGTGACTGATAAAGTTGCATACGTAG GTACCTCCAACTGGGTGGGTGACTACTTTCTGACCACAGCTGGAGTGAGTCTGGTCATTTCCCAGAACACTCCTCACTCTCCAGTGAACAATAAGACCCTGTACCACCAGCTGAAGGACGTATTCAACAGAGACTGGCACTCAGAATTCGCTGTCCACCTCGGGGATCTGGGACACAATCCAGACTGTGCTCTAGCACCGAGATGA
- the srp14 gene encoding signal recognition particle 14 kDa protein gives MVLLENDSFLTELTRLFQKCRTSGSVAITLKKYDGRTKPVPKKGHPESFEPADNKCLIRASDGKKKISTVVSTKEVIKFQMAYSNLLRAHIDGLKKKDKKSKSKKTKATQ, from the exons ATGGTGTTACTCGAGAATGATTCG TTTCTCACAGAGCTCACTCGGCTCTTCCAGAAGTGTCGGACATCAGGAAGTGTTGCCATCACACTAAAGAAGT atgATGGCAGAACTAAACCAGTTCCCAAAAAAGGGCATCCGGAGTCATTCGAACCTGCTGATAACAAGTGTCTCATCAGAGCATCTGATGGCAAGAAGAAAATTAGCACAGTG GTCAGCACCAAAGAAGTAATCAAGTTTCAGATG GCATACTCCAATCTTCTAAGAGCTCACATAGATGGTCTTAAGAAGAAAGATAAGAAAAGCAAGAGCAAGAAAACCAAAGCCACACAATGA